The sequence CTCCACATCATTTCGATGGGATTGAGGTCCGGGGAGTAAGCCGGCAGGAAGCGGACTTGGGCCTTGGCCTGCCGGATCAGATTGAGGGTGTCCTCGTTTTTATGGGCGCGCAAGTTGTCCATGATGACGATGTCTCCGGGACGCAGGGAGGGGACGAGGATCTGGAGCACATAGGCTTGAAAGACCTCGGTGTTAGCCGCGCCCTCAACACTCATGCAGGCGGTGGTGCCGTCCAGGCGCCCGAGGAGATCATCGTGGTGGTGTGCCAGTGTCCATGCGGAGCATGGCAGAGCAGACGTTGGCGCCCGAGGGGCGCGACCCCGTAACCGGGTCAGGTTGGTCTTGGCCGCCGACTCGTCGATGAACACGAGCCGCGCCGGGTCGAGGCCGCCTTGGCTGCGCTTCCAGCGGCGGCGGGCTTGCGCGATATCGGGGCGGTTTTGCTCGGAGGCATGGAGCGTCTTTTTTTATATGTCAGCCCCAGCTTGTCCAGAGCCCAATGGATCGCTCCGACCGTATAGCCTAAGTCCAGACGCTCCTTGATTTCGGCCAAGGTCAAGTCCGGATGCTGCCCCACCAATGCCTTCAGTTCCGGCCCATGATCAGGC comes from Ruficoccus amylovorans and encodes:
- a CDS encoding transposase: MFIDESAAKTNLTRLRGRAPRAPTSALPCSAWTLAHHHDDLLGRLDGTTACMSVEGAANTEVFQAYVLQILVPSLRPGDIVIMDNLRAHKNEDTLNLIRQAKAQVRFLPAYSPDLNPIEMMW
- a CDS encoding transposase, with the translated sequence MKTLSLDLRRRLVESYDEGKCTQAEVAQRFRVSLGMVKKLIQQRRRTGLIEARHRFSGRKARLLPDHGPELKALVGQHPDLTLAEIKERLDLGYTVGAIHWALDKLGLTYKKRRSMPPSKTAPISRKPAAAGSAAKAASTRRGSCSSTSRRPRPT